From the Lancefieldella sp. Marseille-Q7238 genome, one window contains:
- the rplB gene encoding 50S ribosomal protein L2, whose translation MAVRHLKPTSAGRRFQTISDFSEITTDKPEKSLLEPLPKKAGRNNNGRITTRHQGGGHKRQYRRIDFKRRKDDIPAKVATVEYDPNRSARIALLHYADGAKAYILCPEGLTVGDTVVSGIKDVDIKPGNCTTLEQIPVGTLVHAVEFQPGKGAAMARSAGTSVQLMGKDNGYAVLRLPSSELRRVLLGCRATIGEVGNAEHSNIVIGKAGRARWAGVRPTVRGTVMNPVDHPHGGGEGKNHTSGRPSVTPWGKPTKGYKTRDPKKASNRLIIRRRKSK comes from the coding sequence ATGGCAGTAAGGCATCTAAAGCCAACAAGCGCAGGCAGGCGCTTCCAGACGATCTCTGATTTCTCAGAGATTACGACTGATAAGCCCGAGAAGTCTCTTCTCGAGCCCCTGCCTAAAAAAGCCGGTCGCAATAACAACGGCCGCATTACCACACGTCATCAGGGCGGTGGACACAAGCGTCAGTATCGCCGCATCGACTTCAAGCGCCGCAAGGACGATATTCCCGCGAAGGTTGCTACGGTCGAGTACGATCCAAACCGCTCCGCACGCATTGCGCTTCTGCACTATGCGGACGGCGCGAAGGCGTACATCCTTTGCCCGGAGGGACTGACTGTCGGTGACACTGTTGTCTCCGGCATAAAGGACGTCGACATCAAGCCCGGCAACTGCACAACACTTGAGCAGATTCCTGTCGGTACGCTTGTGCACGCGGTTGAGTTCCAGCCCGGTAAAGGCGCTGCGATGGCTCGCTCCGCCGGTACTTCCGTTCAGCTCATGGGTAAGGACAACGGGTACGCCGTTTTGCGTCTTCCGTCTTCGGAGCTGCGCCGCGTTCTTCTCGGCTGCCGCGCCACCATCGGTGAGGTCGGCAATGCCGAGCACTCCAACATCGTTATCGGCAAGGCCGGTCGCGCGCGTTGGGCTGGCGTTCGTCCTACCGTCCGCGGTACGGTCATGAACCCTGTTGACCACCCGCACGGCGGCGGCGAGGGCAAGAACCACACTTCCGGCCGTCCCTCCGTTACCCCGTGGGGTAAACCGACCAAAGGCTACAAGACCCGCGACCCGAAGAAGGCTTCAAACCGCCTGATCATCCGTCGTCGCAAGTCCAAGTAA
- the rpsS gene encoding 30S ribosomal protein S19, with protein sequence MSRSLKKGPFVETRLLARVAAMNEAGKKDVIKTWSRSSTIFPEMVGHTIAVHDGRKHVPVYITESMVGHKLGEFALTRTFRGHKAN encoded by the coding sequence ATGAGCAGAAGTCTCAAAAAAGGCCCGTTTGTGGAGACTCGCCTCCTTGCGCGTGTCGCTGCAATGAACGAGGCTGGTAAGAAGGACGTTATCAAGACCTGGTCACGTTCCTCCACCATCTTCCCTGAGATGGTTGGCCATACAATCGCCGTTCACGACGGCCGCAAGCACGTTCCTGTGTACATCACCGAATCCATGGTCGGTCATAAGCTGGGCGAATTCGCGCTGACCCGCACCTTCCGTGGTCACAAGGCCAACTAG
- the rplD gene encoding 50S ribosomal protein L4 produces the protein MSKYEIKNMEGKKVGDADLSSDVYGIEPNIPVVHQVVTCQAASLRQGTHSTKNRHEVSGGGTKPYRQKGTGRARQGSIRAGQWTGGGVIFGPTPRSHARRVNSKMVKLAMRSALSGKVADSELVLVDSLEFDAPSTKQAVSVLKALGLEDKRVTVIVPDDDINTYLSFRNIQKAAIYGVSEATTRSLIDNAALIMSADVAKHFEEVLA, from the coding sequence ATGTCCAAGTATGAGATTAAAAACATGGAAGGTAAGAAGGTTGGCGACGCCGATCTTTCTTCCGACGTGTACGGCATTGAGCCGAATATCCCCGTGGTGCACCAGGTTGTGACCTGCCAGGCTGCTTCTCTGCGCCAGGGTACCCATTCAACTAAGAATCGTCATGAGGTATCCGGCGGCGGCACCAAGCCGTATCGCCAGAAGGGCACCGGCCGCGCCCGTCAGGGCTCCATCCGCGCAGGTCAGTGGACCGGCGGCGGCGTTATCTTTGGACCTACGCCGCGCAGCCACGCTCGCCGGGTGAACAGCAAGATGGTAAAGCTTGCGATGCGCTCCGCTCTTTCCGGCAAGGTCGCTGACTCTGAGCTCGTCCTCGTTGACAGCCTTGAGTTTGACGCTCCTTCCACGAAGCAGGCGGTGTCTGTCCTTAAGGCTCTCGGCCTTGAAGACAAGCGTGTTACCGTCATCGTTCCCGATGATGACATCAACACCTATCTGTCCTTCCGCAACATTCAGAAGGCTGCCATCTATGGCGTTTCCGAGGCAACTACTCGTTCACTTATCGACAACGCTGCGCTTATCATGTCCGCAGATGTCGCAAAGCATTTTGAGGAGGTGCTCGCATAA
- the rplW gene encoding 50S ribosomal protein L23, whose amino-acid sequence MNSAYEVIIRPIVSERAYDLMGEGKYTFEVAKSAGKEEIAAAIEKLFNVHVTKVNTISVKPKSKRVRYQQKGKTRSWKKAIVTLAAGEQIEIFANQSAE is encoded by the coding sequence ATGAACTCCGCATATGAGGTCATCATTCGCCCGATCGTTTCGGAGCGTGCTTACGATCTGATGGGCGAGGGCAAGTACACCTTCGAGGTTGCCAAGTCCGCTGGCAAAGAAGAGATAGCTGCGGCTATCGAGAAACTCTTCAATGTCCATGTGACCAAGGTAAATACTATCTCGGTCAAGCCCAAGAGCAAGCGTGTTCGTTATCAGCAAAAGGGCAAGACTCGCAGCTGGAAAAAGGCAATCGTGACGCTTGCCGCCGGCGAGCAGATCGAGATTTTTGCCAATCAATCGGCTGAGTAA
- the rplC gene encoding 50S ribosomal protein L3, whose translation MVNTILGRKLGMTQVWDENDNVVPVTVILAGPCTVSQVKTTETDGYDAVQIGFGDISEKHVNKPMAGHFKAQGVEPVRYLREVRVPAGEEHKCGDTVTVADFAEVAAVDVIGTSKGKGFQGTIKRWNFSRGPMTHGSRNQRRPGSIGQCAYPARVRKGLHMYGHMGAERVTVKNLKLVRVDAEQNLMLIKGAVPGGKNALVQVRMA comes from the coding sequence ATGGTGAATACCATCCTCGGCCGCAAGCTGGGCATGACCCAGGTGTGGGACGAGAACGACAACGTCGTTCCTGTTACCGTCATTCTTGCAGGCCCCTGCACCGTCTCGCAGGTAAAGACGACGGAGACGGACGGCTACGATGCCGTGCAGATTGGGTTCGGCGATATCTCCGAGAAGCATGTTAACAAGCCTATGGCCGGTCACTTTAAGGCTCAGGGTGTTGAGCCTGTGCGCTACCTTCGCGAGGTTCGCGTTCCCGCTGGCGAGGAGCACAAGTGCGGCGACACGGTTACCGTCGCTGACTTCGCTGAAGTTGCGGCTGTTGATGTCATCGGCACTTCCAAGGGTAAGGGCTTCCAGGGCACCATCAAGCGTTGGAACTTCTCCCGTGGTCCTATGACGCATGGTTCCCGCAACCAGCGCCGCCCCGGTTCCATTGGTCAGTGCGCTTATCCTGCGCGTGTTCGTAAGGGCCTCCACATGTACGGCCATATGGGCGCAGAGCGCGTTACTGTTAAGAACCTCAAGCTTGTTCGCGTTGACGCTGAGCAGAACCTCATGCTTATCAAGGGTGCTGTCCCCGGCGGCAAGAACGCTCTCGTCCAAGTCCGCATGGCCTAA
- the rpsC gene encoding 30S ribosomal protein S3: MGQKVQPTGFRLGVTENWRSRWYADKNYAENLGNDLVIRSYLEKRLEKAAIARIDIERAGDKIKVTIFSARPGIVIGKKGAEIDGLRTDLERVAKVGKGQVNVDVIEVKRPELDATLVAQSIAEQLEQRVAFRRAMRKAVQSARKAGAKGIRIQCSGRLNGAEMGRREWYREGRVPLHTLRAVVAYGTSTARTTMGACGIKVWIYLGEKMPGQPAPNPALEGSSRPRRRNERRGR; this comes from the coding sequence ATGGGTCAGAAAGTTCAGCCTACCGGCTTTCGTCTTGGTGTAACCGAGAACTGGCGCTCCCGTTGGTACGCCGATAAGAACTACGCCGAGAATCTTGGCAATGACCTTGTTATCCGCTCGTATCTCGAGAAGCGTCTTGAGAAGGCGGCCATCGCCCGCATCGATATCGAGCGCGCTGGCGACAAAATCAAGGTCACGATTTTCTCTGCCCGCCCCGGCATTGTCATTGGCAAAAAGGGTGCGGAGATTGACGGACTTCGCACTGACCTTGAGCGTGTCGCCAAGGTTGGCAAGGGTCAGGTCAATGTTGACGTCATCGAGGTCAAGCGTCCTGAGCTTGACGCAACCCTCGTTGCCCAGTCCATCGCAGAGCAGCTTGAGCAGCGTGTCGCATTCCGCCGCGCTATGCGTAAGGCGGTTCAGTCCGCCCGCAAAGCGGGAGCAAAGGGAATCCGTATTCAGTGCTCCGGCCGTCTGAACGGCGCCGAGATGGGCCGTCGTGAGTGGTACCGTGAGGGTCGCGTGCCTCTGCACACCCTTCGCGCTGTTGTCGCTTACGGCACTTCAACTGCTCGCACCACCATGGGTGCCTGCGGTATCAAGGTTTGGATTTACCTTGGCGAAAAGATGCCGGGTCAGCCTGCGCCAAATCCGGCGCTTGAAGGCTCCTCGCGTCCTCGCCGTCGCAATGAGAGGAGGGGCCGTTAA
- the rpsJ gene encoding 30S ribosomal protein S10 yields MSNQKIRIRLKGYDHEVVDQSAKLIVDTAQKNGARVSGPIPLPTERNLYTVIRSPHKDKDSRDQFEMRTHKRLIDILDPNSTTVDSLMRLDLPAGVDIEIKL; encoded by the coding sequence GTGTCAAATCAAAAGATTAGGATCCGCCTCAAGGGCTATGATCACGAGGTTGTTGATCAGTCCGCAAAGCTGATCGTCGATACGGCTCAGAAGAACGGCGCACGCGTGTCCGGCCCTATTCCTCTGCCAACCGAGCGCAACCTGTATACGGTTATCCGCTCTCCGCACAAGGACAAGGATTCCCGCGACCAGTTTGAGATGCGCACGCACAAGCGTCTCATCGACATCCTCGATCCCAACTCCACCACGGTCGATTCGCTCATGCGTCTTGACCTCCCTGCTGGCGTTGACATCGAGATCAAGCTCTAA
- the rplV gene encoding 50S ribosomal protein L22: MAKKTDSIEVRATAKYVRVAPRKARAIIALVRGKSVEKALEVLQFSTRAAAVDVAKVLSSAVANAEYNNHLHANDLIVKSAYVDEGPTLKRIRPRAKGSASRINKRTSHITVVVAPRKEA, encoded by the coding sequence ATGGCTAAAAAAACCGATTCAATTGAGGTTCGCGCTACCGCAAAGTATGTACGCGTTGCTCCTCGCAAGGCTCGCGCAATTATCGCGCTGGTGCGTGGCAAGTCTGTCGAGAAGGCCCTCGAGGTCCTTCAGTTTTCAACGCGTGCGGCCGCTGTGGATGTCGCAAAGGTTTTGAGCTCGGCTGTCGCTAACGCTGAGTACAACAATCACCTGCACGCAAACGACCTTATTGTCAAGAGTGCCTATGTTGATGAGGGCCCGACGCTCAAGCGCATCCGTCCCCGCGCAAAGGGATCGGCTTCGCGCATCAATAAGCGTACGAGCCATATCACTGTTGTCGTTGCACCCCGAAAGGAGGCGTAG